One Archangium violaceum genomic window, ACACGCCGGGCCCGCCTTCTCCACCCGCGCCAGCACGGCGTCCCCATCGCAGTCCGCCGTCAGGGACACCACGCGCTGCACGTTCCCGCTCGTTCCGCCCTTGTGCCACAGCCCGCGCGAGCGCGAGCGGTAATACATCTCGCCCGTCTCCAGCGTCTTCTCCAACGCCTCGCGGTCCGCGTGCGCCACCATCAGCAGGTCGCCCGAGTGTGCGTCCTGCGTCACCACCGTCACCAGCCCGTTGCCCTTGGTGAAATCCAGCTTCGACAGATCCAGCATCATCCCCTCGTCGTCGCGCCCAGCAGCTCGCGCACCTGGCCCGCGAGCGCCGCGTTCGTCGCGATCGCGTTGCCGCCGAACGAGGTCCTCGTCCCCGTCCAGTCCGTGAATACTCCGCCCGCTTCCTCGATGATGGGCTGCAACGCCGCCGCGTCCCACGGAGACAGGATCTCGTCGATCATCGCCTCCGCCCGCCCCGTGGCCACCAGCAGGTAGCCGTAGCAGTCACCCCACGTCCGGGCGATGGAGGCCTTCGCCGTCAGCGCCCGCCACTTCACCCCGCGCTCCGGGTGCACCTGGAAGCGCTCGTCGGTGGACAGCACCAGCGCCCGGGACAGATCCGCCTCGGCGGACACCCGCGTCCGCTTCCCGTTCCACCAGCACCCCTGCCCCGGCGCCGCCACCAGCATGTCGGCCACTGGCGGGAAGTACGCCGCGCCCGCGAGGATCCGCTCGCCCTCGGCCACGGCCACCAGCGTGCCCCACAGCGGCACGCCGCGGATGAACGTCTTCGTGCCGTCGATGGGATCCAGAATCCACCGGCGCTTCGCTCCGGGCCGCGTCTCACCGAACTCCTCCCCGAGGATGCCGTCCTCGGGGAAGTGGGACTCGATCCACTCGCGGGCCGTCTTCTCGGCGGTCCGGTCCGCCACCGTCACCGGCGTGCCGTCCCCCTTGGTGTCCACCGTGACGCCCTGGCGGAAGAACCCGAGCGCCACGTCTCCCGACCTGCGAGCCACTTCCTCCGCCGCCTGCATCAACGCCTGCGCATCCATTCAGAGGCTCCTGATCCCGAGGCCGCTCTTCTCGAGCAGCGACTTGATC contains:
- the hisN gene encoding histidinol-phosphatase, producing MDAQALMQAAEEVARRSGDVALGFFRQGVTVDTKGDGTPVTVADRTAEKTAREWIESHFPEDGILGEEFGETRPGAKRRWILDPIDGTKTFIRGVPLWGTLVAVAEGERILAGAAYFPPVADMLVAAPGQGCWWNGKRTRVSAEADLSRALVLSTDERFQVHPERGVKWRALTAKASIARTWGDCYGYLLVATGRAEAMIDEILSPWDAAALQPIIEEAGGVFTDWTGTRTSFGGNAIATNAALAGQVRELLGATTRG